DNA from Victivallaceae bacterium:
TAACGGATGCAATATCAACGGTATCGGAATCGTAAAGAAACTTCAAAACGGTTGCCGAAAATTGCGGAGTCCCAAAAAAAACTATCTTAGGAATCAATTAATATCTCTTGTTCGTCTTCCGCTTCCGTCAAGGAATCTTCATTGAAAGCCGAATAGGAACTTTCAATACCTCTTTTACTTTTTTCACGACAAAAATCGACAAAATGCAAAACTTCGGGAACATATCCCCATTCCTGCTGTACACGATCCAAGCCGTCGGCAAAAGAATATTTCGTTCTATACACTAAACGAAAGGCCTTAATTAAAGCGTTTCTGGTTTCGAAAGAAAACTGCCTTCTTTGCAATCCGATCCGATTGATCCCCGAAAGTACATAAGGATGTCCGCTGCCAATCGTATAAGGAGGAACATCTCTTCTCAATCCGCTTAAGGCACCGATCATTGAATGGCTTCCGATTCTAACGAATTGATGAACTCCCACCATTCCTCCGATCACGACATGATCTCCCACTTGAACATGACCGGCTAAAAGAGTGTTGTTACTCATAACGACGTGGTTGCCTACCGTACAATT
Protein-coding regions in this window:
- the lpxA gene encoding acyl-ACP--UDP-N-acetylglucosamine O-acyltransferase; the protein is MTIIHPTAVVEDGAKIGEDVTIEPYAVVKGTVTLESGVTVKSYAYIDGHTVIGKGTTIWPSAMIGNKSQDLKFKGEKTYVTIGENCEIREFAIITSSTVEGTRVSIGNNCLIMPGVHIAHNCTVGNHVVMSNNTLLAGHVQVGDHVVIGGMVGVHQFVRIGSHSMIGALSGLRRDVPPYTIGSGHPYVLSGINRIGLQRRQFSFETRNALIKAFRLVYRTKYSFADGLDRVQQEWGYVPEVLHFVDFCREKSKRGIESSYSAFNEDSLTEAEDEQEILIDS